One window of the Kwoniella dejecticola CBS 10117 chromosome 3, complete sequence genome contains the following:
- a CDS encoding NADH-ubiquinone oxidoreductase 49 kDa subunit yields MIRNLRPLLRNGASASASSSKTQIRAFSNSCLRSMATPAVEPSPVRAHSVEELHSLSAEEILKEGTSRKDAQMRHFTVNFGPQHPAAHGVLRLILELNGEEILRADPHIGLLHRGTEKLIEYKNYTQALPYFDRLDYVSMMTNELSYTLAVEKLLNIEVPERAKWIRTLFGEITRVLNHLMAVLTHAMDVGALTPFLWGFEEREKLMEFYERVSGARMHAAYIRPGGVAFDLPHGMLDDIFKWATQFSSRVDEIEEVVTGNRIWKGRTIGIGTVTAQQALDYSFSGVMLRGSGVPWDIRKVAPYDAYDKVEFDIPVGKNGDCYDRYLCRVQEFRESLRIIDQCLNKMPTGAVKVDDHKIVPPPRASMKESMEALIHHFKIYSEGYTVPPGETYSAIEAPKGEMGVYLVSDGSNRPYKCKIRAPGFAHLQGSDFMMRHHFLPDAVAIIGTMDLVFGEVDR; encoded by the exons ATGATCCGGAACCTACGACCACTCCTCCGAAACGgagcatcagcctcagcgtcGTCCTCAAAGACCCAAATTCGGGCATTCTCAAATTCGTGTTTGAGATCTATGGCCACTCCCGCGGTGGAACCTAGTCCGGTCAGAGCTCATTCGGTAGAAGA GTTGCACAGTCTATCGGCTGAGGAGATCTTGAAAGAGGGTACATCGAGGAAAGATGCTCAGATGAGACATTTCACCG TCAACTTCGGTCCTCAACATCCTGCCGCTCACGGTGTGCTTCGATTGATCCTTGAATTGAACGGAGAG GAAATCTTACGTGCCGATCCTCATATTGGATTATTACATCGAGGAACAGAGAAATTGATCGAGTACAAGAACTATACTCAGGCTTTACCATATTTCGATCGACTAGATTACGTCTCCatga TGACTAACGAGTTATCATATACCCTCGCCGTTGAGAAACTGTTGAATATCGAAGTTCCCGAAAGAGCCAAATGGATTAGAACATTGTTCGGAGAGATCACTCGTGTCCTGAATCACTTGATGGCTGTCTTGAC TCACGCGATGGATGTCGGAGCGCTCACACCTTTCTTGTGGGGTTTCGAAGAACGAGAGAAGTTGATGGAGTTCTACGAGCGAGTATCGGGTGCGCGAATGCATGCGGCGTATATCCGACCTGGTGGGGTAGCCTTCGATCTGCCCCATGGAATGTTAGACGACATCTTCAAGTGGGCAACGCAATTCTCTAGCAGAgtagatgagatcgaagaggtaGTCACGGGCAACCGAATCTGGAAAGGACGAACGATCGGTATTGGTACTGTCACGGCTCAACAGGCGTTGGACTACAGTTTCTCGGGCGTTATGTTGAGAGGTTCGGGTGTACCGTGGGATATCAG AAAAGTCGCACCGTATGATGCGTACGATAAAGTCGAGTTCGATATCCCGGTAGGAAAGAACGGTGATTGTTACGACCGATACTTGTGTCGAGTTCAAGAGTTCCGGGAATCCTTGAgaatcatcgatcaatgtTTGAACAAGATGCCCACTGGTGCTGTCAAGGTGGACGATCACAAGATCGTTCCTCCCCCCAGAGCAAGTATGAAGGAGAGTATGGAGGCTTTGATCCACcatttcaag ATCTACTCGGAAGGATACACCGTACCTCCCGGAGAGACGTACTCGGCGATTGAAGCTCCAAAGGGTGAAATGGGTGTTTACCTAGTATCGGACGGCTCGAACAGACCGTATAAATGTAAGATCAGAGCACCGGGATTTGCCCACTTGCAAGGATCAGACTTCATGATGCGACACCACTTCTTACCGGATGCCGTGGCTATCATCGGTACGATGGACTTGGTGTTTggtgaagttgatcgatag